In Vicinamibacteria bacterium, the genomic stretch GGGGCGGTCGAGATCGATGCCCGGGCGAACTCCTTCGCCCTTGACGGTGACCAGTCGAAACGGGGGCACCTCGCGTGCCGTCTGCCGTTTCAGCGCATCGTCGAGCGTCCTGGCGATGAACGCGCTGACGCTCATGCCTTCTTTTGCCGCGCGACGACGAACCTGCTCGGCGAGTCGATCGTCCAGAGAGATGGTCGTACGCATATGAACATCATAACTGTTATTCATCACTGAATCAAGCCCGATAAAATTCTCATCACCGGCTAGCTCGAGAGGCT encodes the following:
- a CDS encoding CopG family transcriptional regulator; its protein translation is MRTTISLDDRLAEQVRRRAAKEGMSVSAFIARTLDDALKRQTAREVPPFRLVTVKGEGVRPGIDLDRPRSLEVHEDETLFSPRVPRP